The following nucleotide sequence is from Rhizoctonia solani chromosome 15, complete sequence.
tgtcaattcacctaagttcttacctacccattgccctgctcccttgttgagcccagtgcactttacttaagcatcacttaccaggcctttgttgccctctaccctaaaccataccccttgggcctttgttgcccctcttgttctcatagtccattggtgatagggccacggactttaaacctacttgtatcatagatccaagcttagttgtgacacacaggaggggaaacccacactccaggcacaattaggcctggactcaaggccctgtTCTGCCCATCCAGAGGAACAggatttgacttggaagaagaagagccaaGGAGGGAACCAAAAAAGGAGCCTTGCGGAACCCCTTGGAGCTTAAGCTCCCTCACACCTTttgactcagggtccagtgtaaagcaacccaagatggagtTACCAGACCCCTACAAAGGCAACACCAGAGGATGCAAAGCCACCCAGTGGCTTGATTGCATGCTACtttgggtagccctccattGGGACCAGTTCAACAAGGAAGAAcagatggtggtatggatcttataccacatgacagataaaGCTGCTGACTGGGCACTCCCTATCATAGGGACcattatcaagggcaaaggcaaCCCCCCAACTACCATCCTGGCCTtaatggccaaattcaaggaagcctttgctGATCCAGACACCAAACAGGCAGCTGCCAGGAAAATAGCGGTCCTCACACAAACCTCTACCACCTCTGAGTACGTTACAGAATTCCACAACCtaatggcggaattagactggaacaaggaggcctatattgcgcagttcatgcaaggcctccactggaaggtcaaggaattgttatcaaccaaggacaacattcctgacaatcttgaggcaatttttgcggcctccattaaaattgacaacacctgtgttgtacgccaactgtaaggttgggtacacgctggtgagtgggcgcttgtggccgtactgaACACTGCAATCTACTacctaaggctatactacgtCCTATACTACGTTATctacaacgcttaaggcgttctactgctaactactggtgacaatgggggcttagccctggaggtgtggtgagcgcaagtAAGGGGGTTAACTACTGGACTACtaggggctggctacttagctagcTGGGGGacccctcctcaatggatattagacaaggtaaaattgacttggggtctccaagcaattttccttctgtatatatagacaagtctgctaaatacatgtggtctgtgcgtgtgtgaatagaagacaacatgtgaaaaaggaagcgtgctgtgggttgcgcagaagcgtggatttctcctaagcgcccttggcacagcatcttggcataataagtgccaagatcacgtgattaaaaaacaaaagataacAGGTCCGTAAAAAGcactaaaaataacagaaaaatcgtgcaaatctaatggtatatgttaggaggttgtaacaacCTGCCacaaaaacaaggagaaccacCCCAAAAAGCAGCCTGCTAAATCCTTGGTCACTgcaaccacttccaccacaaccactcaacgggtccaACTACTGGAGGATCCCAACTACGTCACcctggaagaaagggattgcCATCACACAGCAggcctctgtgtcaaatgtGGTCAAAAGGGTCACAGAATtaaacagtgccccaatggttggaaggctACCATCAAGGAAGTGGCTAAGGTGGCAGAAACCAAGGAGtcaggaaaagactaaggccaatgttgtagacacacttgataccagggagtttattcccattttcttgattttaaacaaaggcaattggactactttttcagtcacgtgactttggcgcttatatcatacactaagcgccaagccacgtccccatctgtacttactcatcatacatagccacctccacccaatgacatcattatgacatgtcagtgacacatatgcatgagtaaaaaccaactgcagagcagggttcttatttgatacagtattgcatataagtgtatttgtaattagtactgtcctgtaatatataaggaggccaaccaaccatggtaacacccaggtcaattacctcttgttgaatCCCCctaactgtacaaggccttacagccagaatCACTTAGTACCTAcaatgccttaagcgttgactccactgtacatacacTGGCAATCAATTGCAATGCAACATTGCCTATGAGACCTTTAACCTGTTGATTGCCACTCATGTACTTGGCCAATCTCTCTCAAACCTTGCATGAAGTACTGTCACCTTGCACTCCACCTCTGTGCAAAGTTTCATGTCAGTTGAGCTCATGGTTCTGTCTCTGGATCTCAATAAGTGATTGCAACGTTCTGATTGAAGAAATGCAATATCAAGAAACTTCTCTTCTACTGCCCTGCTACTTCTTTGCAGGTTAAGCCAGTCATCTGGGGCTGTTCCATGCCCCATTGTGAATGACTAATCAAACTCTCAGCCTGCCAGCTGCCACAGAGTTTGATGAAAGGTGGCTTGTTTCTGGTTGCAGGCTGTTGGATTTCAATGGACTGATGTGCCACAGTGGAAAGAACTTGGGATGAAGATTGCCAGGGTAGGGTTATTGGGCCCCAGGAAGACAGCTAGTACCATTATATTAGCATGGATGAGAGTGTGGAGCTCACACCAGGGGCATCTTGGGTTTGGTCAAAACCTGTACAATTTTGCACAAGACATAGCACCTGCCATTGTGACAATCAGACTACATGAGTAAGCTATTTGACTTCTCAAGACCCAGATTCACCAGCAGATATGTATTCTAGGTCATTAATCTTCTCCCaacctgtcctggacacCAGGAAATCTCAAATATCACAAAACCTGACATTTTTCATATGAGATACTACCTTATCTATGTTTCCTGgtgtccaggacaggttGGGAGAAGATTAATGACCTAGAATACATATCTGCTGGTGAATCTGGGTCTTGAGAAGTCAAATAGCTTACTCATGTAGTCTGATTGTCACAATGGCAGGTGCTATGTCTTGTGCAAAATTGTACAGGTTTTGACCAAACCCAAGATGCCCCTGGTGTGAGCTCCACACTCTCATCCATGCTAATATAATGGTACTAGCTGTCTTCCTGGGGCCCAATAACCCTACCCTGGCAATCTTCATCCCAAGTTCTTTCCACTGTGGCACATCAGTCCATTGAAATCCAACAGCCTGCAACCAGAAACAAGCCACCTTTCATCAAACTCTGTGGCAGCTGGCAGGCTGAGAGTTTGATTAGTCATTCACAATGGGGCATGGAACAGCCCCAGATGACTGGCTTAACCTGCAAAGAAGTAGCAGGGCAGTAGAAGAGAAGTTTCTTGATATTGCATTTCTTCAATCAGAACGTTGCAATCACTTATTGAGATCCAGAGACAGAACCATGAGCTCAACTGACATGAAACTTTGCACAGAGGTGGAGTGCAAGGTGACAGTACTTCATGCAAGGTTTGAGAGAGATTGGCCAAGTACATGAGTGGCAATCAACAGGTTAAAGGTCTCATAGGCAATGTTGCATTGCAATTGATTGCCAGTGTAgatacaggagtaagaaaaaattactatatacaaaatgtatatgggaataactaagaactagtattaagaatcagaatatgtgcacagaatatatgcacaatataggctaggcttatcaggaataaacatctcctaacaaatactctaccaactatcaagtgcaggtggttggttatgcatggtaccttagactaatgttacttaagcctaagtgactaagggtatgtatacttgaggtctctgggatagtaccttaagtaagagggtgaCCTGACTAATgcacaggatttataggatttgcctattaagtataggacttaaagatgcttaagtatgacttaagacttatagggtttacctaaaatgtATCTAGGacttatgagatattgtagataaagctatttACAATATGGgagtatggtggattgaaacactatcactcaatcacaacagtccttacagtattgatgcactatactcaaggttgaactcaacaactgtgacagtcaaggggcacagggttgcagtaagtacactaataggctaccctgtgtctgttgggactggcctatggtcttagtgtgccaaataacctcctatgctactTACaatgagtcaatcactaaagtaaatgtgcaaATAAGCTGttactgttatggatatgacatttctcctataatctgtacttattttgttaattacacaagtaatactacagCAAATAAataagataaagatgcaaactaaggtcttcaaggtccctctatccaattgcaacttTTGCAAAACCTCTAAGCATCAGGAacaccctcaatatgcaatatcttttgcatatatgctgttttctcactcatttaaatatttataaattcagctgagtagataaacagtaacaagtaatatttctcctgtttgtagtatttatcattcaagattctatcttgtggctacacacagaaatattcagggtcccccctgttgcataggcaagtgctccagcacTTAATCCGctcttaagcgccaacgcactaaatgcgccttttcttgatcacccgggcatcccacactgccacattgcttgcgcttaggtgcgcctgtttgtacgctccagaacgctggttCAAACatccaaaacggacaacgtttggcagagttatgccctgtttactgtaagtacccaatgcagcagtatcctacctttgggattgtttactccaaggatgaaacacttagccttggggtatctaaggacccacacaggtaaatattGCCTTGGgacaaacattgccttggggcaaatattaggaactgttattatttactatgtaccaaagtattggctctcctaagtgtttcagttgccacatgtgcctcctgtaccccctcttgataTCAATTGTGTATATACTtatttgtgcgccttctcagggtatgaaaggaccctgtgaacacgcttctaatgcatcctacttttactctcatatattgacatatacacacaagcctttaacagcttatctgtgcatttactttagtgattgactcactgtactAGCAGAGGAAAAATGGTTTGGAAATGGCATGTGATTTGGGTGCTAAAAGAAAACTTGCTCTCCCCTGGCTGCATGAATGTAGTATATAGAAACAGGAAATACATTGGTTAAAATACAGTAGGAGAGACAAACAAGTGTTAGAACTTTGTTGGGAGTCCCTTTGACTTaactgtcagagccaacaactaccaagaggtaaagcccaacaagctattgcctaatataggacttatcagctagtgggatccacaatgctcaaggcaattgccagttaaggggtaggacaagacctaaaggagtaaagtgcactaatgctattaagatagcaggacaaggaacctttgacagggacaggtatgctctcaggcaatactcaaagtgtatgtcttagggtaggtagatgtgggaagggataagagattgagttctgaggcttaagtctctcagaaccctccttatatattcagcAAGAGGGaggaatagtatatacattgacaaacacaataacaaagataaggtcacatgaccaaagataagaaagacatGATCAGATGACTA
It contains:
- a CDS encoding Retrotransposon-derived protein PEG10; amino-acid sequence: MEPELSLGALLEAIQTLNATIGSLQAQIQTQGQQLSELKAICKETADLIGNKDQGGGETHTPGTIRPGLKALFCPSRGTGFDLEEEEPRREPKKEPCGTPWSLSSLTPFDSGSSVKQPKMELPDPYKGNTRGCKATQWLDCMLLWVALHWDQFNKEEQMVVWILYHMTDKAADWALPIIGTIIKGKGNPPTTILALMAKFKEAFADPDTKQAAARKIAVLTQTSTTSEYVTEFHNLMAELDWNKEAYIAQFMQGLHWKVKELLSTKDNIPDNLEAIFAASIKIDNTCVEVVTTCHKNKENHPKKQPAKSLVTATTSTTTTQRVQLLEDPNYVTLEERDCHHTAGLCVKCGQKGHRIKQCPNGWKATIKEVAKVAETKESGKD